One genomic segment of Amycolatopsis sp. WQ 127309 includes these proteins:
- a CDS encoding o-succinylbenzoate synthase, whose product MKVYAIPLRNRFRGITVREGVLLPGPAGWGEFCPFADYSDAESLPWLHAAVEASETGWPAPVRDRVEVNTTVPVVGPEKAYELVSASGCRTAKVKVADPRSSLADDCARVEAVRDALGPGGAIRVDANTAWDVDTAVRAIADLDKAAGGLEYAEQPCPTIDDLAAVRRRVSVRIAADESIRRAEDPLKVAVAGAADIAVLKVSPLGGVRRALEVAEACGLPCVVSSAVETSVGLAAGLALAGALPELEFACGLGTISLLEGDVCADSLSPVDGYLPVLRKPPEPTEAYAASADVQAAWEGRLARVRGLLP is encoded by the coding sequence ATGAAGGTGTACGCGATTCCCCTGCGCAACCGCTTCCGCGGCATCACGGTCCGTGAGGGCGTGCTGCTGCCCGGCCCGGCGGGCTGGGGCGAGTTCTGCCCGTTCGCCGACTACTCGGACGCCGAGAGCCTGCCGTGGCTGCACGCGGCCGTCGAAGCCAGCGAAACGGGCTGGCCGGCGCCGGTCCGCGACCGCGTCGAGGTGAACACGACGGTGCCGGTGGTCGGCCCGGAGAAGGCGTACGAACTGGTCAGCGCGTCCGGCTGCCGCACGGCCAAGGTGAAGGTCGCGGACCCCCGCTCGTCACTGGCCGACGACTGCGCCCGGGTGGAGGCGGTCCGCGACGCGCTCGGCCCCGGCGGCGCGATCCGCGTCGACGCCAACACGGCGTGGGACGTCGACACCGCGGTCCGCGCGATCGCCGACCTCGACAAGGCGGCGGGCGGCCTGGAGTACGCGGAACAGCCGTGCCCGACGATCGACGACCTCGCCGCGGTACGCCGCCGGGTGTCGGTCCGCATCGCCGCGGACGAGTCGATCCGCCGCGCGGAGGATCCGCTGAAGGTCGCGGTCGCCGGCGCGGCGGACATCGCGGTGCTGAAGGTCTCCCCCCTCGGCGGCGTCCGCCGGGCCCTGGAGGTCGCCGAGGCGTGCGGCTTGCCGTGCGTGGTCTCGTCGGCGGTGGAGACGAGCGTCGGCCTGGCCGCCGGCTTGGCCCTGGCCGGCGCCCTCCCGGAGCTGGAGTTCGCGTGCGGCCTGGGCACGATCTCGTTGCTGGAAGGCGACGTCTGCGCGGACTCACTGTCCCCTGTGGACGGTTACCTCCCGGTCCTGCGCAAGCCCCCGGAGCCGACGGAGGCCTACGCGGCCTCGGCCGACGTCCAAGCCGCGTGGGAAGGCCGGCTGGCGAGAGTCCGCGGCCTGCTGCCCTGA
- a CDS encoding PspC domain-containing protein yields MTNSVYTPETKKVRRSRTDKMLTGVCGGWSQYLGIDANVLRIGLVAAVFLSVGIAIPIYVAAAILTPEEDS; encoded by the coding sequence ATGACGAACAGCGTGTACACCCCGGAAACCAAGAAGGTCCGCCGCAGCCGCACCGACAAGATGCTCACCGGTGTCTGCGGTGGCTGGTCCCAGTACCTCGGCATCGACGCGAACGTGCTGCGCATCGGGCTCGTCGCCGCCGTTTTCCTCTCCGTCGGGATCGCCATCCCGATCTACGTCGCCGCCGCGATCCTGACGCCCGAAGAAGACTCCTGA
- the groL gene encoding chaperonin GroEL (60 kDa chaperone family; promotes refolding of misfolded polypeptides especially under stressful conditions; forms two stacked rings of heptamers to form a barrel-shaped 14mer; ends can be capped by GroES; misfolded proteins enter the barrel where they are refolded when GroES binds) translates to MAKLIAFDEDARRGLERGLNILAEAVKVTLGPRGRNVVLEKKWGAPTITNDGVSIAKEIELEDPWEKIGAELVKEVAKKTDDVAGDGTTTATVLAQALVKEGLRNVAAGADPISLKRGIEAAVEAIIEQLHKAAVQIETKEQIAATASISAADRTIGELIAEALDKVGKEGVVTVEESNTFGLELELTEGMRFDKGYISGYFVTDPERQEAELEDPYILLFGSKISTVKDVLPLLEKVIQSGKPLLIIAEDVEGEALATLIVNKMRGTFKSVAVKAPGFGDRRKAILQDIAILTGGQVISEDVGLKLENADLSLLGKARKAVITKDETTIVEGAGDADQIQGRVNQIRAEIENSDSDYDREKLQERLAKLAGGVAVIKAGAATEVELKERKHRIEDAVRNAKAAVEEGIVAGGGVALIQAAEAAFAGLKLEGDEATGANIVKVAVEAPLKQIAINAGLEGGVVVEKVKGLPQGHGLNAATGVYEDLLAAGVPDPTKVTRSALQNAASIAALFLTTEAVVADKPEKASAAPADPSGGMGGMDF, encoded by the coding sequence ATGGCCAAACTGATCGCGTTCGACGAGGACGCCCGCCGTGGTCTTGAGCGCGGCTTGAACATCCTCGCCGAAGCCGTCAAGGTGACCCTCGGCCCGCGGGGCCGGAACGTCGTGCTCGAGAAGAAGTGGGGCGCGCCGACGATCACGAACGACGGCGTCTCCATCGCCAAGGAGATCGAGCTCGAAGACCCGTGGGAGAAGATCGGGGCCGAGCTCGTCAAGGAAGTTGCCAAGAAGACCGACGACGTCGCGGGTGACGGCACCACCACCGCCACCGTGCTCGCCCAGGCCCTGGTCAAGGAAGGCCTGCGCAACGTCGCGGCCGGAGCCGACCCGATCAGCCTGAAGCGCGGCATCGAAGCGGCCGTCGAGGCCATCATCGAGCAGCTGCACAAGGCCGCCGTCCAGATCGAGACCAAGGAGCAGATCGCTGCTACCGCCTCGATCTCGGCCGCTGACCGCACCATCGGCGAGCTGATCGCCGAGGCGCTGGACAAGGTCGGCAAGGAAGGCGTCGTCACCGTCGAGGAGAGCAACACCTTCGGTCTCGAGCTCGAGCTCACCGAGGGCATGCGCTTCGACAAGGGCTACATCTCGGGCTACTTCGTGACGGACCCGGAGCGTCAGGAAGCCGAGCTGGAGGACCCCTACATCCTCCTCTTCGGTTCCAAGATCTCCACCGTCAAGGACGTCCTGCCGCTGCTGGAGAAGGTCATCCAGTCCGGCAAGCCGCTGCTGATCATCGCCGAGGACGTCGAGGGCGAGGCCCTGGCCACCCTCATCGTCAACAAGATGCGCGGCACCTTCAAGTCCGTCGCCGTCAAGGCCCCGGGCTTCGGTGACCGCCGCAAGGCGATCCTGCAGGACATCGCGATCCTGACCGGTGGCCAGGTCATCAGCGAGGACGTCGGCCTCAAGCTGGAGAACGCCGACCTGTCGCTGCTGGGCAAGGCGCGCAAGGCCGTCATCACCAAGGACGAGACGACCATCGTCGAGGGTGCGGGCGACGCCGACCAGATCCAGGGTCGTGTCAACCAGATCCGCGCCGAGATCGAGAACTCGGACTCGGACTACGACCGCGAGAAGCTCCAGGAGCGTCTGGCGAAGCTGGCCGGCGGCGTGGCCGTCATCAAGGCCGGCGCCGCGACCGAGGTCGAGCTGAAGGAGCGCAAGCACCGCATCGAGGATGCCGTGCGCAACGCCAAGGCCGCCGTCGAAGAGGGCATCGTCGCCGGTGGTGGCGTCGCTCTCATCCAGGCTGCCGAGGCTGCCTTCGCCGGTCTGAAGCTCGAGGGCGACGAGGCCACTGGCGCCAACATCGTCAAGGTGGCCGTCGAGGCCCCGCTCAAGCAGATCGCGATCAACGCCGGCCTCGAAGGCGGCGTCGTCGTGGAGAAGGTCAAGGGTCTGCCGCAGGGGCACGGCCTGAACGCCGCCACGGGTGTCTACGAGGACCTGCTCGCCGCCGGCGTGCCGGACCCGACGAAGGTCACCCGCTCCGCGCTGCAGAACGCCGCGTCCATCGCGGCGCTGTTCCTGACCACCGAGGCCGTTGTGGCGGACAAGCCGGAGAAGGCTTCGGCCGCTCCCGCCGACCCGTCCGGTGGCATGGGTGGCATGGACTTCTGA
- a CDS encoding serine/threonine-protein kinase produces MTGDVSGDLTGRRLGNYRIDGVLGKGGMSVTYKATDVRLGRKVALKVIGDHLGTDAEFRERFVDEARNTSAIDHANVVPLYDFGELDGMLYIAMRMVDGGDLAGLIAGGPIAPSRALTMLDQVADALDTLHNRGLVHLDVKPANVLVTKKETSREHVYVADFGLTRRGATGHRTRGGDFLGSPTYAAPEHLRGEPLDGRTDQYALTCVLYACLTGSPPFKGDVPTVIKGHLNGEPPAISRAVALPPAIDEVIRKGMAKSPADRYASCVEMVAAARRALGAQAASDTPPGPPGSPGTNPGGIPAPQRPGQVQQGPHQTTAPQQGEGAPVHPYGGQQQPGYGQQPGPQGPGGPGGLGGPGGPPQGPPPGYGYPQQGPPQGMPPQGPYGYQQQQGMPPQGPPPGYGPPGDPMRLRPPMPAGGAGAFHQAKSGNAKWIWIVLGAVVVIGAIVTAIILFTGGDSGGGSQTTAPNIPVGPGDSQGNPTSSLNAPPSSISIKPSS; encoded by the coding sequence GTGACAGGCGATGTGTCGGGGGACCTCACCGGTCGCCGGCTGGGCAACTACCGCATCGACGGAGTGCTCGGCAAGGGCGGCATGAGCGTGACCTACAAGGCCACCGACGTGCGCCTGGGCCGGAAAGTGGCGCTGAAGGTCATCGGCGACCACCTCGGGACCGACGCCGAGTTCCGCGAGCGGTTCGTCGACGAGGCGCGCAACACGTCCGCGATCGACCACGCCAACGTCGTGCCGCTGTACGACTTCGGCGAGCTCGACGGGATGCTCTACATCGCCATGCGCATGGTCGACGGCGGCGACCTCGCCGGCCTGATCGCCGGCGGCCCGATCGCGCCCTCGCGCGCGCTGACCATGCTCGACCAGGTCGCGGACGCGCTCGACACCCTGCACAACCGTGGTCTGGTCCACCTGGACGTCAAGCCGGCCAACGTGCTCGTGACGAAGAAGGAGACCTCGCGCGAACACGTGTACGTCGCCGACTTCGGGCTGACGCGCCGCGGCGCGACCGGCCACCGCACCCGCGGCGGCGACTTCCTCGGCTCGCCCACCTACGCGGCGCCGGAGCACCTGCGCGGCGAGCCGCTGGACGGGCGCACCGACCAGTACGCGCTCACGTGCGTCCTCTACGCCTGCCTCACCGGCAGCCCGCCGTTCAAGGGCGACGTGCCGACGGTGATCAAGGGGCACCTCAACGGCGAGCCGCCCGCCATCTCCCGCGCCGTCGCGCTGCCCCCGGCGATCGACGAGGTCATCCGCAAGGGGATGGCGAAGAGCCCGGCCGACCGCTACGCCAGCTGCGTCGAGATGGTCGCGGCCGCCCGCCGCGCGCTCGGCGCCCAGGCGGCGTCGGACACCCCGCCCGGTCCGCCCGGGTCCCCGGGGACCAATCCGGGTGGAATCCCCGCGCCGCAGCGTCCTGGTCAGGTACAACAGGGACCGCACCAGACCACGGCACCGCAGCAGGGAGAGGGGGCCCCCGTGCACCCGTACGGAGGACAGCAGCAGCCCGGTTACGGGCAGCAGCCCGGACCGCAGGGCCCCGGTGGTCCCGGCGGCCTCGGCGGCCCTGGTGGCCCGCCGCAGGGCCCGCCCCCCGGCTACGGCTACCCCCAGCAGGGCCCGCCGCAGGGGATGCCGCCGCAGGGCCCGTACGGCTACCAGCAGCAGCAGGGCATGCCCCCGCAGGGCCCGCCGCCCGGCTACGGCCCGCCCGGCGACCCGATGCGCCTGCGCCCCCCGATGCCCGCGGGCGGAGCGGGCGCGTTCCACCAGGCCAAGAGCGGCAACGCCAAGTGGATCTGGATCGTGCTCGGCGCGGTCGTGGTGATCGGCGCCATCGTGACGGCGATCATCCTGTTCACCGGCGGCGACAGCGGCGGCGGCAGCCAGACGACCGCGCCCAACATCCCGGTCGGCCCGGGCGACTCCCAGGGCAACCCGACGTCCTCGCTCAACGCGCCCCCTTCGTCGATCTCCATCAAGCCGAGCTCCTGA
- a CDS encoding cold-shock protein — MTVGTVKWFNSEKGYGFIESTEGPDVFVHYSAIQADGFRTLDEGDRVEFEVQSGRDGRSQAADVRKVS, encoded by the coding sequence GTGACTGTCGGCACCGTCAAATGGTTCAACTCGGAAAAGGGCTACGGGTTCATCGAATCGACCGAAGGACCGGACGTCTTCGTGCACTATTCCGCCATTCAGGCTGACGGATTCCGCACTTTGGACGAAGGCGATCGGGTCGAGTTCGAAGTGCAGTCCGGCCGGGACGGCAGAAGCCAGGCGGCCGACGTGCGGAAGGTGTCGTAG
- a CDS encoding AIM24 family protein gives MRVQTRHTPGFGVARVLLDPGEAVQAVPETLLASRFGVTETAAGRGGVRVGKATMAVYTAPSDGGWIDFAPLRPGDVYPLELRGGTGWSVHREAVLVRPSAVRHDPGWTPLQQLFGADAGFLEHYSGTGPLVLAAPGPVDAFELAQGELVTVRPDYLLAYPDTVQCRLRALDPGGPQSVRTGEGLAVDFAGPGTVLVHARNRRLSGA, from the coding sequence ATGCGCGTCCAGACCCGGCACACGCCGGGCTTCGGCGTCGCCCGCGTGCTGCTCGACCCGGGTGAGGCCGTGCAGGCCGTGCCGGAAACGCTGCTCGCCAGCCGCTTCGGCGTCACCGAGACGGCGGCGGGCCGCGGCGGCGTCCGGGTGGGCAAGGCGACGATGGCCGTGTACACCGCGCCGTCCGACGGTGGCTGGATCGACTTCGCGCCGCTGCGCCCCGGCGACGTCTACCCGCTGGAGCTGCGCGGCGGCACGGGCTGGTCCGTGCACCGTGAGGCCGTGCTGGTGCGGCCCTCGGCCGTCCGCCACGACCCCGGCTGGACGCCGTTGCAGCAGCTCTTCGGCGCCGACGCGGGGTTCCTCGAGCACTACAGCGGAACCGGGCCGCTCGTGCTGGCCGCGCCCGGGCCGGTGGACGCGTTCGAGCTCGCCCAGGGCGAGCTGGTCACCGTCCGGCCGGACTACCTGCTGGCCTACCCCGACACCGTGCAGTGCCGGCTGCGCGCGCTCGACCCCGGCGGCCCGCAGTCGGTGCGCACCGGGGAAGGACTGGCGGTCGACTTCGCGGGGCCCGGGACGGTGCTCGTGCACGCGCGCAACCGGCGCCTTTCCGGTGCGTGA
- a CDS encoding TIGR00266 family protein: MQVRVRNQPSFAVARLMLAPGEPCQVESGAMMATSYGVQVQSQAQGGIMKGLGRAFLSGESFFISTFTAPQNGGWVDVAANLPGDIQTITLDGRTGWAVTRGCWLASSHGVQTETKWGGMKNLMGGEGGFLTHATGQGELLVSCYGAVETMTLQPGEMVTVDTGHVVAYADTVQYQIRKVATGIIQSMKSGEGLVFDFVGPGQIMTQTRNPSALISWIISHVPSR; the protein is encoded by the coding sequence ATGCAGGTCCGAGTCCGCAACCAGCCCTCTTTCGCCGTCGCCCGGCTGATGCTGGCGCCGGGGGAACCGTGCCAGGTGGAGTCCGGCGCGATGATGGCCACCAGCTACGGCGTGCAGGTCCAGTCCCAGGCGCAGGGCGGCATCATGAAGGGCCTCGGCCGCGCCTTCCTCTCCGGTGAGTCCTTCTTCATCTCCACCTTCACCGCGCCGCAGAACGGCGGCTGGGTCGACGTCGCGGCCAACCTGCCCGGCGACATCCAGACGATCACGCTCGACGGCCGCACCGGCTGGGCCGTCACCCGCGGCTGCTGGCTCGCGTCGTCGCACGGCGTGCAGACCGAGACCAAGTGGGGCGGGATGAAGAACCTGATGGGCGGCGAAGGCGGCTTCCTGACGCACGCGACCGGCCAGGGCGAGCTGCTCGTCAGCTGCTACGGCGCGGTCGAGACCATGACCCTGCAGCCGGGCGAGATGGTCACCGTCGACACCGGGCACGTCGTCGCCTACGCCGACACCGTGCAGTACCAGATCCGGAAGGTCGCGACCGGCATCATCCAGTCCATGAAGAGCGGTGAAGGCCTCGTCTTCGACTTCGTCGGCCCCGGCCAGATCATGACGCAGACGCGCAACCCGTCCGCGCTGATCAGCTGGATCATCTCGCACGTCCCGTCCCGCTGA
- the glp gene encoding gephyrin-like molybdotransferase Glp — protein MISVDDYRERITALLGTAPATVLPLADAAGLVLAEDVPARVSLPPFDNSAMDGYAVRAADVTTSPVTLPVADDIPAGRVDVGTLEPGTAHRIMTGAPLPPGADAVVMVEDTDGGTETVTITAEAREGAHIRRLGEDVVAGSLALAAGTVLGHSHLGLAAAVGLAEVRVHRPLRVLVASTGTELVDAPAPLRHGQIYESNSVMLAAAIRELGCEVEVVRSVVDDVEEFRKVIEPRLAGADLLVTSGGVSAGAYEVVKDALTGQGVEFRKVAMQPGGPQGNGRWHGVPVVTLPGNPVSVLVSFEAFLRPALLAALGHTDVSRRRVRARLTEAMSSPPGRRQYRRGVFTLSEREVTGVVGPHGGPGSHLLAAFTQANCLIVLPEDVSSAAVGDEVDVLLL, from the coding sequence GTGATCTCCGTCGACGACTACCGGGAGCGGATCACCGCGCTCCTGGGCACCGCTCCCGCGACCGTCCTCCCGCTCGCCGACGCGGCCGGCCTCGTGCTGGCCGAGGACGTGCCGGCGAGGGTTTCCCTGCCACCGTTCGACAACTCCGCGATGGACGGCTACGCGGTCCGCGCCGCCGATGTCACAACGTCCCCGGTGACGCTGCCGGTCGCCGACGACATCCCGGCGGGCCGGGTCGACGTCGGCACCCTCGAGCCGGGCACCGCGCACCGGATCATGACCGGCGCGCCGCTGCCGCCGGGCGCGGACGCGGTCGTGATGGTGGAGGACACCGACGGTGGCACGGAGACCGTGACGATCACCGCCGAGGCCCGCGAAGGCGCGCACATCCGGCGGCTCGGGGAAGACGTCGTCGCCGGGAGCCTCGCGCTGGCCGCCGGGACCGTGCTGGGGCACTCGCACCTGGGGCTGGCCGCCGCGGTCGGGCTCGCCGAGGTGCGCGTGCACCGGCCGCTGCGGGTGCTCGTCGCCTCCACCGGCACCGAGCTGGTCGACGCGCCGGCGCCGCTGCGCCACGGCCAGATCTACGAGTCCAACAGCGTCATGCTGGCGGCGGCGATCCGCGAGCTCGGCTGCGAGGTCGAGGTGGTCCGCAGCGTCGTCGACGACGTCGAGGAGTTCCGCAAGGTCATCGAGCCGCGGCTGGCCGGCGCCGACCTGCTGGTCACCTCCGGCGGCGTCAGCGCCGGCGCGTACGAAGTGGTGAAGGACGCGCTCACCGGGCAGGGCGTCGAGTTCCGGAAGGTCGCGATGCAGCCGGGCGGGCCGCAGGGCAACGGGCGCTGGCACGGCGTGCCGGTCGTGACGCTGCCCGGCAACCCGGTGAGCGTGCTGGTTTCGTTCGAGGCGTTCCTGCGCCCCGCGCTGCTGGCCGCGCTCGGCCACACCGACGTCTCCCGCCGGCGGGTGCGGGCCCGGCTCACCGAGGCGATGAGCTCGCCGCCCGGGCGCCGCCAGTACCGCCGCGGCGTGTTCACGCTGTCGGAGCGGGAGGTCACCGGGGTCGTCGGGCCGCACGGCGGCCCGGGGTCGCACCTGCTGGCCGCGTTCACCCAGGCCAACTGCCTGATCGTGCTGCCGGAGGACGTCAGCTCGGCTGCGGTTGGCGACGAGGTGGACGTCCTGCTGCTGTGA
- a CDS encoding MFS transporter, whose amino-acid sequence MKGLWGNRDFRLLWTGETTSMLGSMVASTALPLVAVITLGASTFQVALLTAVAWLPWLVIGLPAGAWVDRLPKRPVMLACNTVSMAVFGSVPLAAAFGALTMAYLLVAALLGGVAKVFFTLAYRAYLPALLGREDLLEANAKLQGSESATQVGGPGLAGVLAQAFGPVSGVLADAVSFGVSVLCVRAIRVREAVVPVERTPLRSQIAVGLRFVAGDRYLRSLMVFGAVSNLALTGYSSIQIVFLSRTLGAGPGLVGLVLALAGLGGVLGAALAGRLGARFGTARAFLLCEVAAAPMMVLGPLSGPGWRLSLFVLGVFGVCAGVVASNVLTTTFRQGYCPPELFGRITSSASLAAYGTIPLAGVLGGVLGEVIGVRETLWVASVVLVAALPILAPFRRLRDFPVTAAGRPPRRQPQPS is encoded by the coding sequence GTGAAGGGGCTCTGGGGGAACCGCGACTTCCGGCTGCTGTGGACCGGCGAGACCACCAGCATGCTCGGCAGCATGGTCGCGAGCACGGCGTTGCCGCTGGTCGCGGTGATCACGCTGGGGGCGTCCACGTTCCAGGTCGCGCTGCTGACGGCGGTGGCCTGGCTGCCGTGGCTGGTGATCGGCCTGCCCGCCGGCGCGTGGGTCGACCGGCTGCCGAAGCGGCCGGTGATGCTGGCCTGCAACACGGTGTCCATGGCGGTGTTCGGCAGCGTCCCGCTCGCCGCCGCGTTCGGCGCGCTGACCATGGCGTACCTGCTGGTGGCCGCGCTGCTCGGCGGCGTCGCGAAGGTGTTCTTCACCCTCGCCTACCGGGCTTACCTGCCGGCACTGCTCGGCCGCGAGGACCTGCTGGAAGCCAACGCCAAGCTGCAGGGCAGCGAATCCGCGACGCAGGTCGGCGGCCCCGGCCTGGCCGGGGTGCTGGCGCAGGCGTTCGGCCCGGTCAGCGGGGTGCTGGCCGACGCCGTCAGCTTCGGCGTCTCCGTGCTGTGCGTGCGGGCGATCCGCGTCCGCGAGGCGGTCGTCCCGGTCGAGCGCACGCCGTTGCGCAGCCAGATCGCCGTGGGCCTGCGGTTCGTCGCCGGTGACCGGTACCTGCGCTCGCTGATGGTGTTCGGTGCGGTGTCCAACCTCGCGCTGACCGGCTACAGCTCCATCCAGATCGTCTTCCTGTCCCGCACCCTGGGCGCCGGCCCCGGCCTGGTCGGCCTGGTCCTGGCACTGGCCGGGCTGGGCGGGGTCCTCGGTGCGGCGCTGGCCGGACGGCTCGGCGCGCGCTTCGGCACCGCCCGCGCGTTCCTGCTGTGCGAGGTGGCCGCGGCGCCGATGATGGTGCTCGGGCCGCTGAGCGGACCGGGCTGGCGGCTGTCGCTGTTCGTCCTCGGCGTGTTCGGCGTCTGCGCGGGCGTCGTCGCGTCGAACGTGCTCACCACGACGTTCCGGCAGGGGTACTGCCCGCCGGAGCTGTTCGGCCGGATCACTTCGAGCGCCTCGCTCGCCGCCTACGGGACGATCCCGCTGGCCGGGGTCCTCGGCGGGGTGCTCGGCGAGGTGATCGGCGTCCGCGAGACGCTGTGGGTGGCGTCCGTCGTGCTGGTCGCCGCGCTCCCGATCCTCGCGCCGTTCCGGAGGCTGCGCGACTTCCCGGTCACAGCAGCAGGACGTCCACCTCGTCGCCAACCGCAGCCGAGCTGA
- a CDS encoding transcriptional regulator has protein sequence MSDEVRNIRDSKVLAAVSHPLRRRLMELLHLDGPATASMLAGKTDQAVGNISHHMKVLAAAKLVEEAPELARDQRERWWKRTVKTIRWAAEDFPGDPIAEAAEVLTLDHQTAIARDWIANRETYPEPWRGSAFSTDTWMRLSVADLEELNERVLLLLTEFESRTEPGDGVERRPVFFAARVSLGKP, from the coding sequence ATGAGCGATGAGGTCCGGAACATCCGGGATTCGAAGGTGCTGGCGGCGGTGTCGCACCCGCTGCGGCGGCGGCTGATGGAGCTGCTCCACCTGGACGGCCCGGCTACGGCGTCGATGCTGGCGGGCAAGACCGACCAGGCGGTCGGCAACATCAGCCACCACATGAAGGTGCTGGCCGCGGCCAAGCTGGTCGAGGAGGCGCCTGAACTGGCCCGTGACCAGCGGGAACGTTGGTGGAAGCGCACGGTGAAGACCATCCGGTGGGCGGCCGAGGACTTCCCGGGCGACCCGATCGCGGAGGCCGCCGAGGTGCTGACCCTCGACCACCAGACGGCGATCGCGCGCGACTGGATCGCGAACCGCGAGACCTACCCGGAGCCGTGGCGCGGCTCGGCGTTCAGCACCGACACGTGGATGCGGCTGTCGGTCGCGGACCTCGAGGAGCTGAACGAGCGGGTCCTGCTGCTGCTGACCGAGTTCGAGAGCCGCACCGAACCGGGTGACGGCGTCGAGCGCCGTCCTGTCTTCTTCGCCGCGCGGGTTTCGCTGGGCAAGCCGTGA
- a CDS encoding GlsB/YeaQ/YmgE family stress response membrane protein: MGFVAWVIFGALVGWAANLVVGGRDRRRQGCLVSVLVGVVGAALGGLIYRLATGQAKSFDFDFPSFGVAILGAVVLLAILRLLSGIGRRSGDRS, translated from the coding sequence ATGGGTTTCGTCGCATGGGTCATCTTCGGCGCGCTCGTCGGCTGGGCGGCCAACCTGGTCGTCGGCGGCCGGGACCGACGCCGGCAGGGATGCCTGGTCAGCGTGCTGGTGGGCGTGGTCGGCGCGGCCCTCGGCGGGCTGATCTACCGGCTCGCGACCGGCCAGGCGAAGTCGTTCGACTTCGACTTCCCCAGCTTCGGCGTGGCCATCCTGGGCGCCGTCGTGCTGCTGGCGATCCTGCGGCTCCTCAGCGGGATCGGCCGGCGCTCGGGCGACCGTTCGTAA
- a CDS encoding phosphatidylserine decarboxylase: MSGNRPESAGNPVAHALQLARETLPPMHPAGRPFVAGGAVATLVARRFSKRLGVLGALTTVAMAAFFREPKRVPPPRDGVALASADGLVSLIEEAVPPAELGLPAEPRLRVSVFLSVFDVHVQRVPANGVIERVAYRPGKFLSADLDKASEDNERNSVLMRTEDGHELVVVQIAGLVARRILCEIREGDKVGAAATYGIIRFGSRVDLYLPPGSRVLVAKGQRTVGGETVIAELPAAVSDSKG, translated from the coding sequence ATGAGCGGCAACCGGCCGGAATCCGCCGGCAATCCCGTCGCCCACGCCCTCCAGCTCGCCCGCGAGACGCTGCCGCCGATGCACCCGGCCGGTCGCCCGTTCGTGGCGGGCGGCGCGGTCGCGACGCTGGTCGCCCGCCGGTTCTCCAAGCGCCTGGGCGTCCTCGGCGCGCTGACGACCGTGGCGATGGCCGCGTTCTTCCGCGAGCCGAAGCGGGTCCCGCCGCCGCGCGACGGCGTCGCGCTGGCCTCGGCCGACGGTCTCGTCTCCCTGATCGAGGAAGCCGTCCCGCCCGCCGAGCTCGGCCTGCCCGCCGAGCCGCGGCTGCGCGTGTCGGTGTTCCTCTCGGTGTTCGACGTGCACGTCCAGCGCGTGCCGGCGAACGGCGTGATCGAGCGCGTCGCCTACCGGCCGGGCAAGTTCCTCTCCGCGGACCTGGACAAGGCGAGCGAGGACAACGAACGCAACTCCGTGCTGATGCGCACCGAAGACGGCCACGAGCTCGTCGTCGTGCAGATCGCCGGGCTGGTCGCGCGCCGCATCCTCTGCGAGATCCGCGAGGGCGACAAGGTCGGCGCCGCCGCGACGTACGGCATCATCCGCTTCGGCTCCCGGGTCGACCTCTACCTCCCGCCGGGTTCGCGGGTGCTGGTCGCGAAGGGCCAGCGCACGGTCGGCGGCGAGACGGTGATCGCGGAACTCCCTGCGGCTGTGTCCGATTCGAAGGGCTGA